From the genome of Pirellulales bacterium:
GTGCCATCGGAGACGACCGTCGAGCCATCCACGGTCACGACCTGGTGGTTATTGCCCAGCGCCACGCGACCCAGGATGTCGAGAGTCCAGCAATCGTGCCTGGTTTGGAAGTTGAGTCCGACTTCGCCCCCGTAGAAATCGTTTTCGACTCCGAAGAAGTCGTTCGTGTCGATGCGCGTCCCCGGGGCGAAGAACCCGCCCACCGGCTCGACGCTGTCCCCGATGCTCAGTCGATCGACGAAGCGGTAATAGCGGAATCCGCCCACGCCAAAGACGCGTTTGCATTGATCGAAGTTGACCCACATCAGGTGCCGCCCGCCGACGCCCGTCCCCTGTGTCTCGCTGCGCGACACGATGTTGACGCCGCCGCTCAGGTCGATCACGTTGCCGAACTCGTCGACGAAGTCGGGGAAGGCGAGCAACGCGGCGATCCACTGGCCGTCGACCGCATCGAAGAAGGGACGTGCCAGGATCGAATTCGCCTGCGGAACGTTATTGAACACCGACTGCTGGCCGAACTGCGTCACGCTGTTCTCAAGCATGAAGAAGTCGCCTTCGAGGGCGACGAATTCGCCGGGTACCAGCCAATACCGTGCTTGTATGCGGCCACCGTTCAATTGCTCGCCGCCGATTTTTCGACCACCGAAGAGGATCTCGGTCGTCGGCTCGCCCAGCTCGCCGGCCAGGTTCTGCGGCGTGCCGGGAGGGCTCGCCGTCACGAGCGGGGGCATATTCGCCTGGCTGCCCCACCAACTCAGATAGTCGATGCCGACCCAGATGGTTGCACCGGGGCAGACTTGCGACCAGAGATTACCGCAACGCGGGCCACAGTTGTCCCCGCAGTCTCCTGCGCAGGCGCCATCGCCGCACGACGCACAATCGCCGACATAGCCATCACCATAGAATTCGCCCCCTCCGCCGTAGCTCATGCCACCATCGGGGTAGATGGTGCCCACGTCTTCGTACGTGCCCCCCCCAACGACACTCCCGTCGGTCGAGTAGTTGGCGTGACGCATTCTCGGCGCCGCGCGCCGCGCCTGGGCATAGTCCATGCCTGAGTCTTCCGGCACCATCACGCCATATCCCTGTCCGGCGCCGTGCGGCACGAGTCCGGCCGTGGGCATCACGTCCGGCATCATGGCGCCCCCCATCTCCGACGACGATCGCTCGGCCTGCTTGGCAGCTCGCCGCGCGTAGTAGTTGTCTTCGACGGCCGTCTTCTTGGCCGCCGATGGAGTGGACGCCGTGCTACCTGGCGACGGCGCCTGCTCGGCGCCCAGCGCCAAAGGCGACGAAGCGGCCAGCAAGACAAGCATGGGCACGATTGAGTGGATGACGAACGCCTTCAAGGCTCTCTCCCCCGGCAAGACGATCTGGCAAGCTGTGCCGATAGTCCGGTTGTAACGATTGGACATCATGTATCGATTCGACCACCTGCGCCGGCATTTCCAGAAAAACCGCTACAGATGGCAAAGTTTTTCTGCCTTCCCCAGGTTGGGAGCCCAATTGACCCACTTGTCCAGGTCGACTGATCTTCTCAAAATGCGGCTCTGGCGCACGCCGCGCGAACGTTTTGCGTCCGGTCATATCTTATTGGCCAGGCAGCACCTATCTGCCGCAGGTCAAGTCGCCCGTCCACTGCTGAAAGGTTTTTGCTGTCATGCCTGCATGTGTCTTGGCGTATTCGGGCGGTCTCGATACTTCGGTCATCCTAGGCTGGCTGTGCGACGAGGGATACGACGTGCATGCCGTGTACGTCGATCTCGGGCAGCCGTGCGAAGACCGCGAGGCGACGCTCGCCAAGGCCCGCACCTGTGGCGCCAAGTCGGCCCGCATCGTCGACGTGCGCGAAGACCTTTGCCGCGACTTTGCCTTTCCCGTGCTGCAGTGGCAGGCCAAGTACGAAGGCAGCTATCTGCTGGGCACCTCGATCGCACGGCCGTTGATCTCCAAGGTCTGTCTCGAAGTGGCCCGCGAAGTGAAGGCCGATGCCTATGCCCACGGCGCCACGGGCAAGGGGAACGACCAGTGCCGCTTCCAGCTTGCCGCCGAGGCGCTCGATCCCTCGGTCCAGATCATCGCCCCGTGGCGCATCGAGCGCTTCCGCAAGCTCTTTCCCGGCCGCACGGAGATGATTGCCTACTGTGACGAGAAGAAGATCCCGGTCAAGGCTTCGGTCTCCAAGCCTTACAGCTCGGACGAGAACTGCCTGCACATCAGCTACGAGGCAGGCAAGCTCGAAGACCTGGGCGTCAACGGCGTCGAGTTGGTCGAATTCGGCATGACCACCTCGCCGCAGGACGCACCGGACAAGGTCGAGAAGATCAAGCTCGGTTTCGAGCAGGGGATTCCCGTCACGCTCGACGGCAAACGGCTCTCGCCCTTCCAGATGGTCGAGGCCCTAAACAAGAT
Proteins encoded in this window:
- a CDS encoding BBP7 family outer membrane beta-barrel protein, yielding MKAFVIHSIVPMLVLLAASSPLALGAEQAPSPGSTASTPSAAKKTAVEDNYYARRAAKQAERSSSEMGGAMMPDVMPTAGLVPHGAGQGYGVMVPEDSGMDYAQARRAAPRMRHANYSTDGSVVGGGTYEDVGTIYPDGGMSYGGGGEFYGDGYVGDCASCGDGACAGDCGDNCGPRCGNLWSQVCPGATIWVGIDYLSWWGSQANMPPLVTASPPGTPQNLAGELGEPTTEILFGGRKIGGEQLNGGRIQARYWLVPGEFVALEGDFFMLENSVTQFGQQSVFNNVPQANSILARPFFDAVDGQWIAALLAFPDFVDEFGNVIDLSGGVNIVSRSETQGTGVGGRHLMWVNFDQCKRVFGVGGFRYYRFVDRLSIGDSVEPVGGFFAPGTRIDTNDFFGVENDFYGGEVGLNFQTRHDCWTLDILGRVALGNNHQVVTVDGSTVVSDGTDAFVTGEGLLAQPSNIGVHRRDRFAVIPEVQVNLGYQITPNVKARLGYTMIYWFDTLRAGDQVDLNVNLIQGIQPDPAVPTVPFKTADWWLQGINAGMELQF
- a CDS encoding argininosuccinate synthase, which translates into the protein MPACVLAYSGGLDTSVILGWLCDEGYDVHAVYVDLGQPCEDREATLAKARTCGAKSARIVDVREDLCRDFAFPVLQWQAKYEGSYLLGTSIARPLISKVCLEVAREVKADAYAHGATGKGNDQCRFQLAAEALDPSVQIIAPWRIERFRKLFPGRTEMIAYCDEKKIPVKASVSKPYSSDENCLHISYEAGKLEDLGVNGVELVEFGMTTSPQDAPDKVEKIKLGFEQGIPVTLDGKRLSPFQMVEALNKIGGRNGIGRIDMVENRFVGMKSRGVYESPGMTVLYDAHRAIEQITLDRDLTHLRDRLAPEVAEMVYYGFWYHAKMDALMAFIREAQKNVTGEVGLALYKGNIAIDSRQSQNSLYDEGIASMEGGGSYNQTDAEGFLRIQGLPLRVQGRVTPRKY